The genomic stretch acccagagagaacaaatagaaaacaaagaataaaatggcaaactTAATCTCTATCAGTAGTTACATTAAAGGTACATGGTTTGAACAcaccaattaaaacaaaaagatggacaacatgtgtttttaaaaatgatcaactATATGCTGGCTACAGGAAACTTCACTTCAAATATAATGATATAGGCAGATTGAAAGTAATAAGGTGgaaatatattccacaaatataaaaaatttaagtaagaGTGGCCATATTAATGTCACAAAGTAGATGTCAGAGCAAGGAAAGTGGCCAGACACAGAGTGGaaaattatataatgataaaagaagGAGACATAGCAGTCCTTAATATGCATACACCGAACAACGGAGTTGCAAAATATGTGAAGCTAAAACTGATAGAACTTAAAGGAGAATTGGACAGATCAACAATTAAAGTTGGAGACTTCAATACTCTCTCTCAACAAATGATAGAACCAGACagaaaaatcagaaaggatacagaAGAACTCAACAACACAGGACCTAATCTATATTTCTAGAACATGTATCCAATGccaaaatacacattcttttcaagtgctcaCATAATATATACAAGATAGAACATATAAACAAGGCCATAATACAAACTTAAaccaattttaaataattgaaatcatacagtGTGTGTTATCCAACCATAATggcatcaaactaaaaatcaataaaaataataataggaaaaATTTCAAATACTTGGAAactaaacaacacacttctaacTAACCCGGGGATCAAAACAAAGTctccagtgaaataaaaatactttgaactgaattggaaatgaaaagacaacatatcaaaatttataaGACACAGCTAAAGAAATGCAGAGAGGGAATTTTATAGTACTAAATGCATATATTCGAAAAGAGGAGAAGTCTTAAATCAATCATGTAAGCTCTCACTTCAAGAAtatagaaaaggaagaggaagataaacCAACAGAAACAgcaggaagaaaataatagaagaaatcaatgacattctaaaataataatggagaacatcaatgaaataaaaagctggttctttgaaaaaaaaatcaacaaaattgacaaacatcTAGCAAAACTGACAAAAGTCTTCCTTCCTAACCATTTCAGACTTTAGAAGGATTTGATAATCTTTCATATATTCAAAACTTTCAGCAGCATGTCTCCCATTGAGAGGTTTCTTTaagaaaacatctttattttctctgaattattGTTTTTCCTGCatataactaaattaaaaaaatttttaaaagattcaatcCATCCTTGAAAGTTAGCCTTTATCTTTCACTTTAAATAAacttgaagaatttttaaatgtttgatggaatgaaagaaaagcaaatacatcaagcataaaaatggaaatcaacTTGATTAGTTATGTAATAACTATAAGCtaactaaataaaattatgtttaatatattttacaatgtTTCATTGGTTAAAGTACTACTCAATGCACTGGTAATAATCCAGCTGAATTAATCTTGAAACTTTTTGTCACTTCACATTAGCATATGTGAGCATAAAAAGCATGGGGCATGGTGCTTTTTTACATTGTTTGTCTTCCATCTTGTATTCAGAAGAGACCAAGTTTTGCCACCTAATTATTAAAAGTAAGCTGGGAAGTATGTTTAAGATTATTCCCGATGAATGCTGAAAGTGTTCTATATCTTCAAAGAGGTGTGGGTTGTATGGATGGGTCCATTTGCTAAAATGCTACCATTAAGATTAGTGCATTTCAATTTGTGTGACTATTACCTTAAGAAAAGAACTATGCAAAAGTAAACATTGAGTGGGAGGCTAAGAGTGGAGGGAAATGTATAAATGAAAAAGACAGCATGTTGTGAAGCTGGGTGATATGTAGATGGAAGTTTATGATTGTTTACAGTTGTTGGCTtacttcatcagtttattttgttattgatatCCTCAGGGAAGTCTACTCTCAGTAACATTTACCAAGTGAACCATGGATGCTGGTCACAGTGATCCTATTTTATCCTTCTAGGTAGAAACAGATGCTTTTCAACTACAAAGTTATTTAATCTGCACagagtttagattttatttagctttatttattttacctagaggtgaaatatttaaaaaaatatcctcattttaaatCTCCCATCATTTTGGCTCTCATCTGAAGTGGATTTTGCTGGAACTCAATTGATTTCATCTCTCAATAAATATGAAATCAATCTGAAATGAATTATATTTGGTGTATTTGTGTTCTTATATGTGTACTGACCCATTTAATGCATTTTTAGGATATTTAGAGATACATTTTCCTAAACTGATGAGATATGAATGGATATAGCCAGgatgaattattattattgatttccaTTGTTTCCACTCACATGTTATTCACCTTTCACACTACCTTAGTTGGTCTATAATTAAAGGATCTAGTATCATTCTTGTTGTGAGAGGATGGTAGAAATGAGTCTTGAATATTTGTTTTCTGCATTGCATTATGTTCTTACAACAGGGTAATATATTTGGAtcttgattaattaattaatataggAGGAGATCTTGATTTAAAAAGTTACAGTAAAATGAACAAGTCTAATAAAATCATGACCAAACTCTACCCACACAAAAATAAAGTGGAACCCTAAAATGCTTACTTATGACAAATACTTGATGGCTCAtagttcctctttgaaataatttaattgaTAAGGTATTTCCATCATAAGTATTCcttggcctcagttttcctccCACTAGTCGGATTGTTCCCTTTACTGGGCAGGTGTAACCACAAAACAAAGTAAGTCTGTTGTTCGTGCCACTTTGTAAGTCATGTAACTTAGAGAAATGATTGCTTATTTTACCATCAGTATTGCTAACCAACTTTTCACTTTTGTATGGCTTGCTGATGTTTTTGTTGGGACCATTGCACagtgtatttcttgtattcaCAATTACATTGTTCATCAGAGATAAAGTGCACTGCTAAAGAATAAAAGTTGATCACAAGAAATTTACATTACCGGCGGGAGTAATTCTCAATTAAACCTTAGTGTGCGTGAAGATCACTTGAGAAAAACTGAAGTGCAGATTTCCATCAGCACCAACAGAGAATTTGACTCAAGATTCGGAGAGGAGCCCAGAATTAACTTGGGGGGGCCCTAAGACTCCCAGGTAATTCTTTATGCAGGTGGTCCACACACTCCTGTTTGAGAAACATCGACTTGAACTAAAAGTCTTTGTAATGCTCAGATTTTGGAAATTGTGTTGAGCGGCAAGCACCTCATGAAGTTATTCATTTGAACGCGTGGTGGCAGTACAGGCTAAGAGACTAAATCTAAGCTCTGCAGATCCGGTGGACGCCATTTCACGGAGAAACCCAAGAAAAAATACAGAACACATTTAAGCTAAAGCCAAAATAGATGTGTTCCGGGAGGCAGTCATCGCCAGAGAAGTTAAAAGAACGATTTTGAAACTCTTTAGCAAAGACATTTTGGAGGGTCGACGGTGGATGTGGAGATTGCGAGTGAAAAGGatttttcctctgaaatcagGCATAACAATAGAAATGGCGCAAACAAAAGCACATCGCAAGAAAAGGCAAGTGGTAACCTTCATTATATTGATGCTTTGGTGGGAGGTGGGTTCAGAATCGATACAGTATTCTGTATTGGAGGAGACAGAGAGTGGCACATTTGTGGCCAACTTGACAAAGGACCTGGGACTCAGGACCGGGGAGCTGGCTGCGCGGGGAGCACGGATTGTTTTCAAGGGGAACAGACAGCATTTGCAGCTTGACCCACAGACCTATGATTTGCTGCTAAATGAAAAACTGGACCGGGAGGAGCTGTGCGGCGCCACTGAGCCGTGTTTGCTACCCTTCCAGGTGTTGCTGGAAAATCCCTTGCAGTTTTTCCAGGCTGCCTTGCAAGTGGGAGATATAAATGACCACGCCCCGGAGTTCCCGGCCAGAGATATGCTCCTAAAAATATCAGAAATCACTACGCCAGGAAAGATGTTTCCTTTGAAAATGGCACAGGATTTAGACGTGGGTAGCAACAGCCTTCAGAGCTACACAATCAGCTCCAATTCTCACTTCCACGTTCTCACCCGCAATCGCAGCGACGGCAGGAAGTTCCCGGAGCTCGTGCTGGACAAAGCGCTGGACCGTGAGGAGCAGTCCGAGCTCAGGCTGACCCTCACGGCGCTGGATGGGGGGGTCCCCGCCCCGGTCAGGGACCATAGAGATTCAGATCTGGGTCTTGGACAGCAATGACAACGCCCCAGAGTTTGCTCAGGAACTCTATGAGGCGCAAGTCCCTGAAAACAACCCCCTGGGCTCTCTGGTTATCACCGTCTCAGCGGGAGATTCCGATGCAGGACCCTTTGGAGAGGTAGCTTATGCCCTCCTTCAAACCGACGACGTTGACCAACCCTTCGAAATAAACGCAATCACAGGCGAAATTCGACTGAGAAAGACATTGGACTTTGAAGAATTTCAATCTTATCACGTGGATGTTGAGGCCACAGATGGCGGGGGACTATCAGGAAAATGTTCCATAGTCATCAAGGTTCTGGACGTGAATGACAATGCCCCTGAATTGGCCTTGTCGTCCCTCAGCAGCCCCATCCCTGAAAACCTGCCAGAGACAATAGTGGCAGTTTTCAGTGTATCGGATGCAGATTCTGGACATAACCAACAGGTTGTTTGTTCTATAGATGATAATCTCCCCTTTCTTCTAAGACCGTCGGTGGAGAATTTCTACACCTTGGTAACAGAGGGACCGCTGGACAGAGAGAACCAGGCCGAGTACAACATCACCATCACCGTCACCGACATGGGGACCCCCAGGCTGAAAACCCAGCACAACATAACCCTGCTGGTCTCCGACGTCAACGACAACGCCCCCGCCTTCACCCAAACCGCCTACACCCTGTTCCTCCGCGAGAACAACAGCCCCGCCCTGCACATCGGCAGCGTCAGCGCCACAGACAGGGACGCGGGCGCCAACGCCCAGGTCACCTACTCGCTGCTGCCGCCCCACGACCCGCAGCTGCCCCTGGCCTCGCTCGTGTCCATCAACGCGGACAACGGCCACCTGTTCGCCCTGAGGGCGCTGGACTTCGAGGCCCTGCGGGCGTTCGAGTTCGGCGTGGGCGCCACGGACCGCGGGTCGCCCGCGCTGAGCAGCCAGGCGCTGGTGCGCGTGCAGGTGCTGGACGCCAACGACAACTCGCCCTTCGTGCTGTACCCGCTGCAGAACGGCTCTGCGCCCTGCACCGAGCTGGTGCCCAGGGCGGCCGAGCCGGGCTACCTGGTGAGCAAGGTGGTGGCGGTGGACGCAGACTCGGGCCAGAACGCCTGGCTGTCGTaccagctgctccgggccacgGAGCCCGGGCTGTTCGGCGTGTGGGCGCACAATGGCGAGGTGCGCACGGCGCGGCCGCTGGGCGAGCGCGACGCGGCCAAGCACAGGCTGGTGGTGCTGGTCAAGGACAATGGCGAGCCCGCGCTGTCTGCCAGCGTCACGCTGCACGTGCTGCTGGTGGAGGGCTTCTCGCAGCCCTACCTGCCGCTGCCCGAAGCGGCGGCCGAGCAGGCGCAGGCCGACCCGCTGACCGTGTACCTGGTGATCGCGTTGGCGTCGGTGTCGTCGCTGTTCCTGTTCTCGGTGCTGGCGTTCGTCGCGGTGCGGCTGTGCAGGCGGAGCAGGGCGGCCTGGGCGGgtggctgctcggtgcctgagGGCCACCTTCCGGGCCACCTGGTGGACGTCAGCGGTACTGGgaccctgtcccagagctaccaGTATGAGGTGTGTCTGATGGGAAGCACAGGGGCCAGCGAGTTCAAGTTCCTGAAGCCGATTctccccaatttccctcctcaaGAAACTTGGGAAGCAAATGAAGGAAAACCCTACTTTTCGGAATAGCTCCCCATTCAGTTAAGTATTGAATGATTCTGCTAAACTCTACTTAATAAGTTTGAAAGTCTTTTAACTTAAAGTTACATGTTATTGATGAGCCCTTTTTTGATTAACTACTACTGTTCCTTAgggtaaaattaaaagaaattcagATAATGCATATACACAGCATTTTTCCTACATCACGCTTAgtagtttttaatttatatttgactATATTTGACAAtctgaataaaaagtaaatttgtacttgcagaatttaatttttttgaaattcaatcatctatctctttttacaaaaattatattCCAACATCCTTAAGTATGATTCTATTTCTAACTGTTGGTGACAACTGTATCACTATTGCTAtgtagagaaaaattttaaatgtttgttattatttaatctgCCAGTGTAAGTCTGATTTAGGGGTAACACCTACAGTgtgataaaataaagatatacacTAAAGATGGCTAAATAATAAGATAGCCAgtcatatttatgtatatttcagTAACCATAATAGTTAATACATATTTTCTGTGAATATAGACTACAAAACTGTCATCACATTAAGTTAGTTTGTGAGCTTAATGTAAGAATAGGATGATCTTTTTAAAACACCAGGTCAATTATAGatgcttaacaaatattttctgaatgttaaCATTCCTatagtgaatttaaaaaataattttcaagggATACAGAAATGCTAATATTCTTTCTACTCTATAGTAGCCTTGCCAATAAGTGAAATTATTCAATATCactcttttactttttctttaatagaAAACATCCTCCATTAACCCAAaactctatcctacctaataaaagagtaatatgcaaatcaaccacaccttcactacggccaagccacgcccaccagccaatcagggcaagtatacaaattaacccaaccaagatggcagttaatttgcatatcaagacagcatggaaagaagccaagcactgcagaagggagcaaagctgcagagaagcaagcaagcggggcagtggagaaggaagggaagcaggcagcggggtggggagaaggaagggaagcaggcagggtgggggagagcgcagcaggaagccctattgcaggaatcttcctgcaacgggccacTAGTTACAGAACATAAAATGCTTGAGAGTACATTTTATCTCCTTGTCTTTATCCAACTATTTGAAAGTTGTAAGGTATTATATTGTTTAGTAAAATctaaattgtatttttcaaacCCCTCCTCCTAGTTTCTTAAACTTCTATATATATGTGATACCTGCTAAGAGCTAAATAAGTTACTAGTGCCAGTTTATTGGAGAATGCCAATTTTTCCCTTCCTGTTCTGCATATgcatcatttatatttattaaccataaaataatttacttttatagTTTAACTATATTTGGTCTTATTTGTGTTggttatattttatgaaaaattccTCTCA from Eptesicus fuscus isolate TK198812 chromosome 6, DD_ASM_mEF_20220401, whole genome shotgun sequence encodes the following:
- the PCDHB6 gene encoding LOW QUALITY PROTEIN: protocadherin beta-6 (The sequence of the model RefSeq protein was modified relative to this genomic sequence to represent the inferred CDS: deleted 2 bases in 2 codons); translation: MAQTKAHRKKRQVVTFIILMLWWEVGSESIQYSVLEETESGTFVANLTKDLGLRTGELAARGARIVFKGNRQHLQLDPQTYDLLLNEKLDREELCGATEPCLLPFQVLLENPLQFFQAALQVGDINDHAPEFPARDMLLKISEITTPGKMFPLKMAQDLDVGSNSLQSYTISSNSHFHVLTRNRSDGRKFPELVLDKALDREEQSELRLTLTALDGGSPPRSGTIEIQIWVLDSNDNAPEFAQELYEAQVPENNPLGSLVITVSAGDSDAGPFGEVAYALLQTDDVDQPFEINAITGEIRLRKTLDFEEFQSYHVDVEATDGGGLSGKCSIVIKVLDVNDNAPELALSSLSSPIPENLPETIVAVFSVSDADSGHNQQVVCSIDDNLPFLLRPSVENFYTLVTEGPLDRENQAEYNITITVTDMGTPRLKTQHNITLLVSDVNDNAPAFTQTAYTLFLRENNSPALHIGSVSATDRDAGANAQVTYSLLPPHDPQLPLASLVSINADNGHLFALRALDFEALRAFEFGVGATDRGSPALSSQALVRVQVLDANDNSPFVLYPLQNGSAPCTELVPRAAEPGYLVSKVVAVDADSGQNAWLSYQLLRATEPGLFGVWAHNGEVRTARPLGERDAAKHRLVVLVKDNGEPALSASVTLHVLLVEGFSQPYLPLPEAAAEQAQADPLTVYLVIALASVSSLFLFSVLAFVAVRLCRRSRAAWAGGCSVPEGHLPGHLVDVSGTGTLSQSYQYEVCLMGSTGASEFKFLKPILPNFLLKKLGKQMKENPTFRNSSPFS